The sequence below is a genomic window from Gossypium hirsutum isolate 1008001.06 chromosome A11, Gossypium_hirsutum_v2.1, whole genome shotgun sequence.
CATATTGTCTAGCATGCTGCAGCAATGCGTTAACCCCGATTTCTCACCACGTTAAAATCACCACCTATAATCCATGCTTTACAAAATTGATTTCTCAATCCACAAATTTCTTCCCACAATATTTTTTGTTCTGCACAGCTGTTTGgatcataaacataaatcagaGTCACCTCCTTCTCTTCGGCCACCCATTTTCCTGCTACTGCAATGATCCTCCTCTCACACAAATCAACATCTGCCAAAAAACTATCCTTATCCCAAATCGTTAATAAGCCCCCTGACCTTTCCACAGCAGCGGCATATTTAAAATCGAAACGATCATTACCCCATATTTTCCTAACCAGCTCCACTGACATCGATTCTAATTCCATTTCTTGAAGTAAACACACATCAGCCGTATTCATTCTCACAACTCTATTAACAACTTCAATTTTGGGGCCGAGCCCACCCTTCTAATATAATAAAGTACACGTGGCATGTCATAAGTAATTATCTTGTTATTTTGTTAGTTACGCCGATTTTAAATAgtgaaatggatgaattttttaaagaaataaccAGTTTGCTATTTAATCTAACATACAAATGCTAATTTACCccttttaaaagtaaaatgaataaaatacaatCCGACTTTTAAAAAGAGCATACGTAGAATTTATCATATGCACatatttttgttagttttttaaataaaaaaacaaaaatgtcttcgaataataaaatttattttaattataaaaagatatttttctaatttctttcatcaaattAATAACAGATTAAGTTATTACATCAACTTATCAAAATGAAGGTTACTTGGAAATTTGGGATAATGACCAAaagcaagaaaaaagaaaagcatcAAAATTCAAAAGCAAAGGTACCAACTCCCACTCCCACCCACATGACTTTCCTTACTCGTTTCCCGTTAAAAGTATTCTCCaactttcattaaaaaaatacgAAAACTAGCTTCTTTGTCTCTATTCATTGACTTCCTACTCATTGCCTCACAGTAAGAATTATTACATGAATATTGTGCCAATTTCTTCAACTTTCACTAATTTTGAAGAATCCATTTCCGTTTATTTCGTTTCACTAATTCGAGTTTTACATGTGTATTATAAAAGCAAATAGTGACATATTAACTGGAGCagtaagaaataaataaatttaagtagGATTTAAGTAAATACtcgtatttataatattttataatatttaaaaattgaataattaaaacgtaaatttattattaatttagtgatttTAGTTGTAGtttacttttaataaaattagaatctGCAATAATTGAGGTTGGCTACCAAACACAGGCATGACATCCTGTGTTATAGGTCACAAGCATTTCATATTTCATGTTTACgtgatattattttatcttatatttcacattttaaaaattcaaaaaatttaaaatatttttaaattttaagaaaatatataaaaaaagtagaaatttaaaaaattccagaaaatataaaaaagtaaactctttaaattttaaaatagaattagataaaaaattcttataatttacttaattatttttaattttcaaagtaTTTATGGAGCGAATCTAATGATTAATCATTCATATTCTGCAGACCCATTAAGTGTAGACGTTGTataatttactttaattattataattttagatttttttataatttatttaatattattttatgcatgAAGAAATGATTAAGGGACCACGGCATCCAATTTGTTTGACTGGGTTTTATAACATTTCTTTAATTTAGTAATCGAAATTCATATTATATTTTGTGGAAAATTAAATGCAATTAATTAGAAATTTCCCTTCATACCAAATTTTGTGGAAATTTGGGGTTTTGGAATTTCCGACGGCCTATTATCAATTCAATGCATTTTGTTTGAAGAAACTTCCTTACACTTcatgtatttttgtgttttagcTAAGCTTACTGTATATATATGGAGTTGTGAGCAATGGCTATTGCAACCATGACTACTCCTCTTCctatttcctttttcccttttcttcttctcATTGTTACTATCTGTTTTACCATTTGTGATGCCAATACCAACCTACTTTGCATTCAAAGTGAGATAGAAGCTCTTTTGAAATTCAAGAATGATCTTATTGATCCTTCAAACAGATTATCTTCATGGGTTGAAGGTGGGGATTGCTGTGAATGGATTGGTATCGTCTGCCATAACTCAACAGGCCACGTCAACCAACTGCATTTGGCTGCTCCTCCTCTTTCAGCCCCAGATTTTGACGCACCACTAGCTGAAAGGGAAGCTTACGAGCGGTCAAAACTACGAGGCAAAATAAATCCTTCACTGCTGGAGTTGAAGCATCTTAGTTCCCTGGACTTCAGCAATAACAATTTTAGCAGCATCCAAATACCAGAATTTTTGGGTATGCTAAGGAGTTTAACATATCTTAACCTCTCTTATGAACAATTCCAGGGAGGAATTCCTCATAACCTTGGGAATCTCTCAAGGTTGCATTATCTTGACCTTGGAGGTAATGATCTCGAACCAGAAAGTCTTCAATGGGTTTCTGAACTTTCTTCCTTGCAGTACCTTGATTTGAGCTATGTGAATCTTTCTAAAGCAAATGACTGGATACAGGTACATTCAAACATCCTACTTTGTTAGAGTTGCACTTGTCAAATTGTGATTTAAAAGATGATCCATCTTCGATCAATGCCAATTCTACAAAATCACTGCTTGTTCTTGATATTTCTGGGAACAGCTTTTCTTCAATACCTAAGTCGATATTTAGTCTTCATGGTCTTTTGTCAATTGATCTTAGTGGCAATTCTTTGGAAGGACCAATTCCAGATAACTTTGGGAACACCTCATTTCTTGAAGTTCTTGATCTTAGTTGGAATCATCTCAATTCGTCCATACCCAATTCTTTGTATACTTTAAACCGTCTTCAGTTCCTTCGTCTTAGGGATTCCCAGTTACAAGGAACAATCTCGAGTTCCATTGGAAACTTGAGCTCTGTTACTCACCTTGAACTTTCAGAAAATCAATTAAATGGTCAAATTCCATTGTCTATAGGGGAGTTATCATCTTTGAATTTGTTTGATGTTTCAGAAAATCAAGTATATGGTCAAATTCCATTGTCTATAGGGAAGTTATCATCTTTGATATTCTTTGATGTttcagaaaataatttaaatggtcaAATTCCATTGTCTATAGGGGAGTTATCATCTTTGAAGTTCTTTGATGTTTCAGAAAATCAATTGAATGGTACTTTCCCCTATGTATTGGACAAATGGAAAGTTTGGAAACTCTAGATTTTGAGTTTAACTTATTGGAAGGAGTTGTATTAGAAACCCATTTTTCTAATCTCACGAGATTGACAACTCTGAAGGCATCACACAATAGGCTTAGATTTGAACCAAGCTCAAACTAGATTCCCCCATTTCAATGTGGAATTATTGAATTGGGTCACTGGCATCTTGGCCCAAAGTTTCACTATAGGAAAATAAGGCTTTAACAGCGTTTTTAGTGGTGTTTGGACAAAAAATGCCGTAAAGATTATACATTAGCGGCATTTACAAAAAAACTAAGCAATAGCGGCCTTTTTTATCCAAACACCACTAAAAACTGAGCAATAGCGCCGTTTTTggtacaaacgccactaaaaacctatcaatagcggcgtttttaatcCAAACGGTACATAAAGTTGATCTATAGCGACGTTTTTGGTCCAAACGCCGTAAAAAGTTGAGCAGCTTTTTCGTGTAGGGTAACCGACACTCATTTCGATTTGAtccgatttaatttaattttcattttttttcttatttttgttttgaattcgattttatttttatatctgaaactaactttataaaaaatataaactacacTCTAAATCAttaatccctaaaccctaaattctaaaaacataaaccataaaccataaaccctaaaaccctaaacaaaaaaattcatatgGATGATGTGTATAAATatagatattaatgtaaaagcttatgtttATAATAAGTTGTGGAAGCagtaatattgattaaatttatattttggtttagggtttaatatttaaggtttagggtttaagatttagagttttatggtttatggtttaatatttatatgttaagtttatggtttagggtttaattgtTATTTTGAGTTGGGCTTTAGTGTTTTAAAGTTTGTTGTTTAGGGTTTAGTATTTATGGTTTAGGATCttagtgtttatggttttaagGGTTAAGGTATTAGAGTTaggaattttgataaaaatgataaaaaatcaatttattttagggtttaagtaAGCAATAATATTCTTCTTTAATAACTTTTGtaccttgtaatatatatatttaaggtttagggtttatggttttagcgtttaagattttattttttaaaattaatttcgtacacaattataaaattttacaaattagattattgtttgaaacaaaacaaacttAGTTTAATAGggatttaagaaataattaaactattaaaatttattactatCAAATGCATTAGCAGCGTTCTACTTTAGCTTAAACGACGTCATTTTTATGTTGCGTATCTAGTGgcttagcggcgctttttgaaaaacaccgctaaagatcgAAAGTTAGCAGCGCTTTtttaaaaatgccactaaagatcaagtattagcggcgcttttggaaaaacgctgctaaaaatcAAGAATTAGCGACACTTTTTCAAAAACACCGTCAAAA
It includes:
- the LOC107904149 gene encoding receptor-like protein EIX2; translated protein: MAIATMTTPLPISFFPFLLLIVTICFTICDANTNLLCIQSEIEALLKFKNDLIDPSNRLSSWVEGGDCCEWIGIVCHNSTGHVNQLHLAAPPLSAPDFDAPLAEREAYERSKLRGKINPSLLELKHLSSLDFSNNNFSSIQIPEFLGMLRSLTYLNLSYEQFQGGIPHNLGNLSRLHYLDLGGTFKHPTLLELHLSNCDLKDDPSSINANSTKSLLVLDISGNSFSSIPKSIFSLHGLLSIDLSGNSLEGPIPDNFGNTSFLEVLDLSWNHLNSSIPNSLYTLNRLQFLRLRDSQLQGTISSSIGNLSSVTHLELSENQLNGQIPLSIGELSSLNLFDVSENQVYGQIPLSIGKLSSLIFFDVSENNLNGQIPLSIGELSSLKFFDVSENQLNGTFPYVLDKWKVWKL